A region from the Nocardia terpenica genome encodes:
- a CDS encoding DUF6461 domain-containing protein produces the protein MTSSDPLAPFRWLHDGDCLLGEIFTVAFFRGLDPSEVVRRFSRGEDHGQESGFARLMEQATEFSIETGGGSGGGAVGVVQVGEWSVAIEPIGWMATLPEVLAELSRDGEVLAITRHDYAEDSLAYAIDGTIVTGYHPLDCPYLRHGSEPDRLNGFMRELGMTVDRRDDENDRDDADDWDDEDDRAESDYFSALPSAFALAAKLTQVRFIPEILDRAMLVGPVAYR, from the coding sequence ATGACGTCTTCCGACCCCTTGGCCCCATTCCGGTGGCTCCACGACGGTGACTGCCTGTTGGGCGAGATCTTCACCGTGGCCTTCTTCCGCGGGCTCGACCCGTCGGAGGTGGTGCGCCGTTTCAGCCGCGGCGAGGATCACGGCCAGGAATCGGGCTTCGCCAGGCTGATGGAGCAGGCCACCGAGTTCTCCATCGAAACCGGCGGCGGATCCGGGGGAGGCGCCGTCGGTGTCGTGCAGGTCGGTGAGTGGAGCGTGGCCATCGAGCCGATCGGGTGGATGGCCACGCTCCCCGAGGTTCTGGCCGAATTGTCGCGTGATGGTGAGGTATTGGCCATCACTCGGCACGACTACGCCGAGGACAGCCTCGCGTACGCGATCGACGGCACGATTGTCACGGGCTACCACCCCTTGGACTGCCCCTACCTTCGACACGGCTCCGAGCCCGACCGGCTCAACGGGTTCATGCGGGAACTCGGCATGACGGTGGACAGGCGGGACGACGAGAACGATCGCGACGACGCGGACGACTGGGACGACGAGGACGACAGGGCCGAGAGCGACTACTTCTCTGCCCTGCCGAGTGCTTTCGCCTTGGCCGCGAAGCTCACCCAAGTGCGGTTCATCCCGGAAATCCTCGATCGCGCGATGCTCGTCGGACCCGTCGCGTACAGGTGA